From one Lolium rigidum isolate FL_2022 chromosome 4, APGP_CSIRO_Lrig_0.1, whole genome shotgun sequence genomic stretch:
- the LOC124647182 gene encoding putative ripening-related protein 6 gives MANAKLVAVVATLVIFLEVSSCAMARHHGKPDPCSGEDDGSMPGLLHKHKKPGHCPSPGGGSGGGTPGIMTVNGFQKGEDGGGPSECDGKYHSDKTLIVALSTRWYAGGRRCHKPIRITSKQNGRSVVARVVDECDSNHGCKDNIVDTSQAVWDALGLDSNIGEVPVTWSDA, from the coding sequence ATGGCGAACGCCAAGCTCGTCGCAGTCGTGGCCACGCTCGTGATCTTCCTGGAGGTGTCATCCTGTGCCATGGCACGGCACCACGGTAAGCCGGACCCATGCAGCGGTGAGGATGATGGCTCCATGCCAGGCCTGCTGCACAAGCACAAGAAGCCCGGCCACTGCCCGTCgccaggcggcggcagcggcggcggcactcCTGGCATCATGACAGTGAATGGGTTCCAGAAAGGCGAGGACGGCGGAGGGCCGTCAGAGTGCGACGGCAAGTACCATAGCGACAAGACCTTGATTGTGGCGCTGTCAACACGGTGGTACGCCGGCGGGAGGCGATGCCACAAGCCGATCCGCATCACGAGCAAGCAAAACGGGCGCAGCGTGGTGGCCCGAGTGGTGGACGAGTGCGACTCCAACCATGGCTGCAAGGACAATATTGTGGACACCTCTCAGGCCGTGTGGGATGCCCTTGGGCTCGACAGCAACATTGGCGAGGTGCCAGTCACCTGGTCCGATGCATGA